A region from the Papaver somniferum cultivar HN1 unplaced genomic scaffold, ASM357369v1 unplaced-scaffold_125, whole genome shotgun sequence genome encodes:
- the LOC113331129 gene encoding enolase-like: protein MEGGTSKYSCFAARETKDGLKLLKTVIAKAGYTGKVHMLFGMDVAAPELYAETEKTHNMNLERCRWGKTICCFSRD, encoded by the exons ATGGAAGGCGGCACCAGTAAATATTCATGCTTTGCAGCACGT GAAACCAAAGACGGTCTTAAACTTTTGAAGACAGTAATAGCGAAAGCAGGATACACCGGCAAAGTACAT ATGTTATTTGGGATGGATGTTGCTGCCCCAGAGCTTTATGCTGAGACGGAGAAGACCCACAATATGAATTTAGAG aggtgtagatggggcaaaacgatttgctgcttttcacgggattga